In one window of Brenneria goodwinii DNA:
- the dacA gene encoding D-alanyl-D-alanine carboxypeptidase DacA, producing the protein MNTVNTSRFIKRTALGALLAIGASSFAYADDVNITTMIPGAPQIDAESYILIDYNSGKVLAEMNADARRDPASLTKMMTSYVIGQAIKSGKITPNDIVTINKDAWATGNPVFQGSSLMFLKPGDRVSVAQLNRGIILQSGNDACVAMADYVAGSQDAFVNLMNGYVKALGLQNTNFETVHGLDAAGQFSSARDMASIGQALIRDVPDEYATYKEKEFTFNNIRQTNRNGLLWDTSLNVDGIKTGHTSAAGYNLVASATEGQMRLISAVMGGRTFKGRETESKKLLTWGFRFFETVAPLKADKEFASEPVWFGDNDRVALGVEKDVYLTIPRGRMKDLKASYVLTNTELHAPLGKNQVVGSINFQLDGKTIDQRPLVVMNEVKEGGIFSRMIDYVKLMFHHWFG; encoded by the coding sequence ATGAATACTGTAAACACGTCTCGTTTTATTAAACGTACTGCGCTTGGCGCTCTGCTCGCCATTGGTGCGTCCTCCTTTGCTTATGCCGACGATGTCAATATCACCACGATGATCCCCGGCGCACCGCAAATTGATGCAGAATCATACATCCTGATTGATTACAACTCCGGGAAAGTATTGGCTGAAATGAATGCCGATGCGCGCCGCGATCCGGCCAGCCTGACCAAAATGATGACCAGCTATGTCATCGGGCAGGCGATAAAGTCAGGGAAAATTACCCCAAACGACATTGTCACCATCAATAAAGACGCCTGGGCTACCGGTAATCCCGTATTCCAGGGTTCGTCGCTGATGTTCCTGAAGCCGGGCGATCGCGTTTCAGTCGCCCAGCTCAACCGCGGCATTATCCTGCAATCCGGCAATGACGCCTGTGTAGCCATGGCCGATTATGTTGCCGGCAGCCAGGATGCCTTCGTTAATCTGATGAACGGCTATGTGAAGGCTCTCGGCCTGCAAAACACCAACTTTGAAACCGTGCATGGTCTGGATGCCGCCGGTCAGTTCAGCTCCGCACGGGATATGGCATCGATCGGTCAGGCGCTAATCCGCGACGTTCCGGATGAATACGCGACCTATAAAGAAAAAGAATTTACCTTTAACAATATCCGGCAGACCAACCGTAACGGTCTGCTGTGGGATACCAGCCTGAATGTGGACGGCATTAAAACCGGACATACCTCGGCGGCGGGGTATAATCTGGTGGCTTCCGCAACCGAAGGCCAGATGCGGCTTATTTCGGCGGTTATGGGGGGGCGCACCTTCAAAGGACGTGAAACCGAAAGTAAAAAACTGCTGACCTGGGGATTCCGTTTCTTTGAAACCGTGGCGCCGCTGAAAGCGGATAAAGAATTCGCTTCAGAACCCGTTTGGTTTGGCGACAACGATCGCGTTGCCCTGGGAGTGGAAAAAGATGTTTATCTGACCATTCCTCGCGGCCGGATGAAAGATCTGAAAGCCAGTTATGTGCTGACCAATACCGAACTGCACGCGCCGCTGGGTAAGAATCAGGTCGTTGGTTCGATCAACTTCCAGTTGGACGGCAAAACCATTGACCAGCGCCCGCTGGTGGTGATGAATGAAGTCAAAGAAGGCGGTATTTTCAGCCGCATGATCGACTACGTCAAACTGATGTTCCACCACTGGTTCGGCTGA
- the ybeD gene encoding DUF493 family protein YbeD gives MKTKLNELLEFPCPFTYKVMGLAKPELVDQVVEVIQRHAPGDYTPQIKPSSKGNYHSVSITINATHIEQVETLYEELGNIEIVRMVL, from the coding sequence ATGAAAACCAAATTAAATGAACTGCTCGAATTCCCCTGCCCTTTTACTTACAAGGTGATGGGATTAGCAAAACCAGAATTGGTCGATCAGGTTGTTGAAGTCATACAGCGCCATGCTCCGGGCGATTACACGCCACAAATCAAGCCCAGCAGCAAGGGGAATTACCACTCCGTTTCCATTACCATTAACGCCACACATATTGAGCAGGTGGAAACGTTGTATGAAGAGCTGGGTAATATTGAAATCGTACGCATGGTTCTGTAA
- the lipB gene encoding lipoyl(octanoyl) transferase LipB, with product MTRLLQDKIIVRQLGVQPYEPVSLAMHEFTDLRDDKTLDEIWLVQHPPVFTQGQAGKAEHVLMPGDIPVIQSDRGGQVTYHGPGQLVMYVLVDLKRRKLGVRLLVSAIENTVVNTLAHFHIEAHARADAPGVYVGERKICSLGLRIRKGCSFHGLALNIAMDLSPFLRINPCGYAGMQMAQVSDYVPGVTVEDTAPVLLKSFRQLLGYQQCELIDWDFAAQGAPAPKRDNRPS from the coding sequence GTGACACGTTTGCTACAGGATAAGATCATCGTACGTCAATTGGGCGTACAACCTTACGAACCCGTTTCGCTGGCGATGCACGAATTCACCGATCTGCGCGACGATAAGACGCTGGATGAAATCTGGCTGGTTCAACATCCCCCGGTATTTACCCAAGGCCAGGCCGGCAAAGCAGAACATGTTTTGATGCCCGGCGATATTCCGGTCATACAGAGCGACCGGGGCGGCCAGGTTACCTATCATGGCCCTGGTCAACTGGTCATGTACGTACTGGTTGATTTAAAACGGCGTAAATTGGGCGTTCGGCTATTAGTCTCGGCCATTGAAAACACGGTAGTGAATACCCTGGCTCATTTTCATATTGAGGCCCATGCGCGAGCTGACGCGCCGGGCGTTTATGTCGGCGAACGTAAAATCTGCTCCCTGGGGCTACGTATTCGCAAAGGTTGTTCCTTTCATGGATTGGCGTTGAATATCGCCATGGATCTGTCGCCTTTCCTGCGCATCAATCCCTGTGGCTATGCCGGAATGCAGATGGCGCAGGTAAGCGATTATGTCCCTGGCGTTACGGTGGAAGATACGGCTCCCGTTTTGCTTAAGTCATTCCGGCAGCTATTGGGTTATCAGCAATGTGAATTGATAGACTGGGACTTCGCCGCACAGGGTGCGCCGGCGCCAAAGCGGGACAACCGGCCAAGCTAA
- the lipA gene encoding lipoyl synthase yields MSKPIQIERGVKYRDADKMALIPVRTVVTERQEMLRKPEWMRIKLPADSSRIQGIKAAMRKNGLHSVCEEASCPNLAECFNHGTATFMILGAICTRRCPFCDVAHGRPLTPDANEPEKLAQTIHDMGLRYVVITSVDRDDLRDGGAQHFADCISAIRRKNPQIRIETLVPDFRGRMDRALEILTVTPPDVFNHNLENIPRLYRQVRPGANYEWSLKLLENFKNAHPDIPTKSGLMVGLGETNAEIVDVMRDLRRHGVTMLTLGQYLQPSRHHLPVQRYVSPEEFDEMKAEAMAMGFTHAACGPFVRSSYHADLQAKGIEVK; encoded by the coding sequence ATGAGTAAACCTATTCAGATCGAACGCGGCGTAAAATACCGCGATGCCGATAAAATGGCGCTAATTCCGGTGCGGACCGTGGTCACTGAACGGCAGGAAATGTTACGCAAGCCTGAATGGATGAGAATCAAACTCCCGGCAGACTCCAGCCGCATTCAGGGCATCAAAGCCGCTATGCGTAAAAATGGGCTGCACTCGGTTTGCGAAGAGGCCTCCTGCCCCAATCTGGCGGAATGTTTCAACCACGGCACCGCCACCTTTATGATCCTGGGCGCGATCTGTACTCGCCGCTGTCCGTTCTGTGATGTTGCCCATGGCCGACCGCTAACGCCAGATGCCAACGAGCCGGAAAAACTGGCGCAGACGATCCACGATATGGGGCTGCGCTATGTGGTGATTACCTCGGTTGACCGTGATGACCTGCGTGACGGCGGAGCCCAGCATTTCGCTGACTGTATCAGCGCCATTCGCCGTAAGAATCCGCAAATCCGCATCGAAACGCTGGTTCCCGACTTTCGTGGCCGTATGGATCGGGCATTAGAGATTCTGACGGTAACGCCGCCGGACGTTTTCAACCATAATCTTGAAAACATTCCGCGCCTTTATCGCCAGGTTCGCCCGGGCGCCAACTATGAATGGTCGCTGAAACTGCTGGAAAACTTCAAAAACGCTCACCCGGACATCCCGACGAAATCCGGGCTGATGGTCGGACTTGGCGAAACCAATGCCGAAATCGTGGACGTCATGCGCGATCTGCGCCGCCATGGTGTTACCATGCTGACGCTGGGACAATACCTGCAACCGAGCCGCCATCACCTGCCGGTACAGCGTTATGTCAGCCCTGAAGAGTTTGATGAGATGAAAGCCGAAGCGATGGCTATGGGCTTTACCCATGCGGCCTGCGGCCCGTTTGTACGCTCGTCCTACCATGCCGATTTGCAGGCAAAAGGCATCGAAGTGAAATAA
- the tatE gene encoding twin-arginine translocase subunit TatE codes for MEGISIAKLLVIGALIVLLFGTNKLRSLGGDLGAAIKGFKKAMNDDQSANNVTSDESTAINDTQHKKS; via the coding sequence ATGGAAGGTATCAGTATTGCCAAGCTATTGGTCATCGGCGCATTGATTGTTTTGCTTTTCGGAACCAATAAGTTACGCAGCCTGGGCGGCGATCTCGGCGCGGCAATCAAAGGTTTCAAAAAAGCGATGAATGACGATCAGTCCGCTAATAACGTAACGTCAGACGAATCTACCGCTATCAACGACACCCAGCATAAAAAGTCGTAA
- the crcB gene encoding fluoride efflux transporter CrcB has protein sequence MYISMLLVVFVGGGLGSVARWMLSLKFNGNGYSLPVGTLLANLIGAFIIGAALAYFLRHPQLDQHWKILITTGLCGGLTTFSTFSMETVMFLQSGNLAAAGLNVLLNLAGSLLLTAVAFTLVTWLIAH, from the coding sequence ATGTATATTAGTATGTTGCTTGTTGTATTTGTTGGTGGTGGGCTCGGAAGTGTTGCGCGTTGGATGTTAAGCCTGAAGTTCAACGGTAACGGTTATTCTCTGCCGGTGGGAACGCTGCTCGCCAACCTGATCGGGGCATTTATTATCGGTGCGGCATTGGCCTACTTTCTGCGCCACCCACAGCTCGATCAGCATTGGAAAATACTTATTACGACTGGGCTGTGTGGCGGATTAACCACATTCTCGACATTTTCGATGGAGACCGTCATGTTCCTGCAAAGCGGAAATCTGGCGGCGGCGGGTCTGAATGTACTATTGAATCTGGCGGGATCGTTGTTGCTGACGGCCGTGGCTTTCACGCTGGTCACCTGGCTCATCGCCCATTAG
- the cspE gene encoding transcription antiterminator/RNA stability regulator CspE, which yields MSKIKGSVKWFNESKGFGFITPEDGSKDVFVHFSAIQSNGFKTLAEGQRVEFEITSGAKGPSAANVIAI from the coding sequence ATGTCTAAGATTAAAGGTAGCGTTAAGTGGTTTAATGAGTCCAAAGGATTCGGTTTCATTACTCCAGAAGATGGTAGCAAAGACGTGTTCGTACATTTCTCTGCCATCCAGAGCAATGGCTTCAAAACTCTGGCTGAAGGTCAGCGTGTAGAGTTTGAAATCACTAGCGGTGCGAAAGGTCCATCTGCTGCTAACGTTATCGCTATTTAA
- a CDS encoding aspartate/glutamate racemase family protein has translation MKTLGLIGGMSWESTIPYYSTINEYVKNQLGGLHSAKIILHSVDFHDIEQLQSQGDWQQAARVLSDIAMGLEKAGAEAIVICTNTMHKVADAVENASQLPLLHIADATGESIAKQGMKKVGLLGTRYTMEQDFYRQRIHDRYGIDVIIPDSAGRETVNRVIYEELCQGKIDAGSRQAYREIITQLERQGAEGIILGCTEIPLLLSADDANVPLFDTTTLHAIAAAKYALS, from the coding sequence ATGAAAACGCTGGGCCTCATCGGGGGAATGAGTTGGGAATCGACTATCCCTTACTACAGTACGATAAACGAATATGTCAAAAATCAGCTTGGCGGACTGCACTCAGCCAAAATCATATTGCATAGCGTCGATTTTCACGACATCGAGCAGTTGCAGTCGCAAGGTGATTGGCAGCAGGCCGCACGGGTATTGTCCGACATCGCCATGGGATTAGAAAAAGCGGGCGCAGAAGCCATAGTGATCTGCACCAACACCATGCACAAAGTGGCGGATGCCGTTGAAAACGCCAGCCAACTTCCTCTTTTACACATCGCCGACGCCACCGGTGAAAGCATCGCTAAACAGGGCATGAAAAAAGTTGGTCTGTTGGGAACCCGCTATACGATGGAACAGGATTTTTACCGGCAGCGCATCCACGACCGCTATGGCATAGACGTTATCATTCCAGATTCGGCGGGAAGAGAGACGGTGAATCGCGTCATTTATGAGGAACTGTGTCAGGGAAAAATCGACGCTGGATCTCGTCAGGCGTACCGGGAGATCATCACGCAGCTTGAGCGACAAGGAGCCGAAGGCATTATTCTCGGCTGTACCGAAATACCGCTGTTGCTAAGCGCGGACGATGCCAACGTTCCTCTTTTTGACACCACAACCTTACACGCCATTGCCGCAGCCAAGTATGCGTTATCGTAA
- the ypfM gene encoding protein YpfM, which translates to MIEVEVSNWKDFIEAMLRK; encoded by the coding sequence ATGATCGAAGTAGAAGTCAGTAATTGGAAAGATTTTATTGAAGCAATGTTACGCAAATAA
- a CDS encoding ArsC family reductase, translating into MTLTMYGIKNCDTIKKARRWLEEQQIDYRFHDYRADGLDPQRLEHFIALLGWQPLINTRGTTWRKLSEEQRSIINSNTADSEKAAVALMLEQPAVIKRPLLVTNDGKALLGFSADSYQEFIAENK; encoded by the coding sequence ATGACGCTGACCATGTACGGTATCAAAAACTGCGACACCATTAAAAAAGCCCGTCGCTGGCTGGAAGAACAACAGATTGATTACCGTTTTCATGACTATCGCGCCGACGGTCTAGACCCACAGCGCCTTGAGCATTTTATTGCTCTGCTAGGCTGGCAGCCATTAATCAACACACGCGGCACCACCTGGCGTAAACTAAGCGAAGAGCAACGCAGCATAATTAATAGCAATACCGCCGACAGTGAAAAGGCGGCCGTTGCATTGATGCTTGAACAGCCAGCGGTTATCAAGCGGCCGCTGTTAGTGACAAACGATGGAAAAGCGCTGCTTGGCTTCAGCGCAGACAGCTATCAGGAATTTATTGCGGAGAACAAATAA
- the dapE gene encoding succinyl-diaminopimelate desuccinylase — protein MSCPVIELAQQLIKRPSLSPNDEGCQQLMTERLKAIGFTIEPMDFGDTQNFWAWRGTGKTLAFAGHTDVVPSGDENLWQYPPFEPTIRDGMLYGRGAADMKGSLAAMVVAAERFVAAHPNHQGRLAFLITSDEEASCVNGTVKVVDALMARNEQLDYCLVGEPSSTNVVGDVVKNGRRGSITANLRIHGVQGHVAYPHLADNPIHRAMPALNELVATEWDRGNAFFPPTSMQIANVQAGTGSNNVIPGELFVQFNFRFSTELTDEAIKQRVAELLDRHRLNYTINWNLSGQPFLTAQGELVDAVVNAVRHYSEVTPQLLTNGGTSDGRFIARMGAQVVELGPVNATIHKVDECVNAADLQLLSRMYQRIMEQLIA, from the coding sequence GTGTCTTGTCCGGTTATCGAACTAGCCCAACAGTTAATCAAGCGCCCTTCCCTTAGTCCAAATGATGAAGGCTGCCAGCAATTAATGACTGAGCGTCTGAAAGCCATCGGTTTCACCATTGAACCGATGGACTTTGGCGATACCCAAAACTTCTGGGCATGGCGCGGCACCGGTAAAACATTGGCGTTTGCCGGGCATACCGATGTGGTGCCAAGCGGTGATGAAAACCTCTGGCAGTACCCGCCCTTTGAACCCACGATCCGCGACGGCATGTTATATGGTCGTGGAGCGGCCGATATGAAAGGTTCGCTGGCGGCGATGGTCGTTGCCGCAGAACGTTTTGTCGCGGCGCATCCCAACCATCAGGGCAGGCTGGCGTTCCTGATCACCTCAGATGAAGAGGCCAGTTGCGTGAATGGTACGGTCAAGGTCGTTGACGCCCTGATGGCGCGTAATGAACAGCTCGATTATTGCCTGGTGGGCGAACCGTCAAGCACCAATGTGGTGGGTGACGTTGTGAAAAATGGGCGCCGCGGCTCTATCACCGCCAATCTCCGGATTCATGGCGTTCAGGGACATGTCGCCTATCCGCATCTGGCAGATAACCCGATACACCGGGCCATGCCCGCGCTCAACGAGCTGGTTGCCACCGAGTGGGATCGGGGCAATGCGTTTTTCCCGCCGACCAGCATGCAAATCGCCAACGTTCAGGCTGGCACAGGCAGCAATAACGTTATTCCCGGAGAACTGTTCGTACAGTTTAATTTCCGCTTCAGCACCGAATTGACGGATGAAGCGATTAAACAACGGGTAGCGGAGCTGCTAGACCGTCACCGGCTGAACTACACCATTAACTGGAATCTCTCCGGCCAGCCATTTCTGACCGCACAGGGTGAACTTGTCGATGCCGTGGTGAATGCGGTACGGCATTACAGTGAAGTCACACCGCAATTATTAACCAACGGCGGCACATCCGACGGACGTTTTATCGCCCGCATGGGGGCTCAGGTTGTTGAACTTGGGCCCGTCAACGCAACCATTCACAAAGTGGATGAATGCGTCAACGCCGCAGACTTACAACTGCTGAGCCGGATGTATCAGCGCATTATGGAGCAATTGATCGCATGA
- a CDS encoding M15 family metallopeptidase: MITHAMLTGKDDSHLVTLSGHHRLQLEAVIAFETLQRAAEKDGFNLQPASTFRDFDRQRLIWNGKFKGERPVMGKDGRPLDVLTLNEGDRCKAILRWSAMPGASRHHWGSDLDIYDPGLLPEGQRLMLEPWEYESGGYFAPLNNWLSQHMHEFGFYRPYEHDLGGVAAEPWHISYYPLAQHAEKQLTSGIILSAWQGEDIAGYDWLCEHLPLLFTRFINNVDGA, from the coding sequence ATGATTACTCATGCCATGCTAACCGGAAAGGATGATAGCCATTTGGTTACGCTGAGCGGCCATCATCGCCTTCAGCTTGAAGCGGTCATCGCATTTGAAACGTTACAGCGCGCGGCGGAAAAAGACGGATTTAATCTACAGCCCGCCAGTACATTTCGTGACTTTGATCGCCAGCGTTTGATCTGGAATGGCAAATTCAAGGGAGAACGCCCGGTAATGGGCAAAGATGGCCGCCCGCTGGATGTGTTGACGCTTAACGAGGGCGATCGCTGTAAAGCGATTCTACGCTGGTCCGCGATGCCGGGAGCCAGCCGCCACCACTGGGGCAGCGATCTGGATATTTACGATCCCGGCCTTCTACCGGAAGGACAGCGGCTAATGCTGGAACCCTGGGAATATGAATCCGGTGGCTATTTCGCTCCGCTTAATAACTGGTTAAGTCAGCATATGCATGAATTCGGCTTTTATCGTCCTTATGAGCACGATCTCGGCGGGGTCGCCGCGGAACCCTGGCATATCAGCTATTATCCATTAGCACAGCATGCGGAAAAACAGCTTACGTCCGGTATTATTCTGTCGGCCTGGCAAGGAGAGGACATCGCAGGTTATGACTGGCTATGCGAACACTTACCGCTGCTGTTTACCCGCTTCATAAACAACGTTGACGGAGCTTAA
- a CDS encoding YpfN family protein yields MAWLADYWWIILIILIGMLINGIKELRNVDHKRFLMNKPKLPPHRDNNDKWDDEEDDWPQKKP; encoded by the coding sequence ATGGCGTGGCTGGCGGATTACTGGTGGATCATTCTTATTATCCTGATCGGTATGCTAATAAATGGCATCAAGGAACTGCGCAATGTCGATCACAAGCGCTTTTTGATGAACAAGCCCAAGCTGCCTCCGCATCGTGATAACAACGATAAGTGGGATGACGAGGAGGACGACTGGCCGCAGAAAAAGCCGTGA
- the ypfH gene encoding esterase produces the protein MSQEYVVVQNPDVPQQLFLLFHGVGDTPAGMAQIGRYFAAAFPQALVVSVGGPFSSGYGEGRQWFSVQGVTETNRLSRIEAVVPRFAATVRDWQLKSGVGFQQTTLVGFSQGSIMSLEALKSEPHLAGRIIAFSGRFAVLPEKPFTDVVVHLIHGDADGVITVDHAHAAAQRFQTLGTLFTLDVAPGQGHGIDERMLNHALTHLRHDNSLAS, from the coding sequence ATGAGCCAGGAATATGTTGTTGTACAAAATCCAGATGTTCCCCAGCAGCTGTTTTTACTGTTTCATGGGGTAGGTGATACGCCAGCGGGTATGGCTCAGATCGGCCGTTATTTCGCCGCCGCATTTCCGCAGGCGCTGGTGGTGAGTGTCGGTGGTCCGTTCAGTAGCGGGTACGGAGAAGGCCGCCAATGGTTTTCCGTGCAGGGCGTGACGGAAACCAATCGCTTATCCCGTATTGAAGCGGTGGTCCCACGTTTTGCCGCCACCGTGCGTGACTGGCAGCTTAAAAGCGGCGTCGGTTTTCAGCAAACAACGTTGGTGGGATTTTCTCAAGGATCCATCATGTCGCTGGAAGCGTTGAAATCAGAACCGCATTTGGCCGGGCGAATTATCGCATTCAGCGGTCGCTTCGCCGTTTTGCCGGAAAAACCATTCACCGATGTCGTGGTTCATCTGATTCATGGCGACGCCGACGGAGTCATCACCGTCGATCACGCCCACGCCGCCGCGCAGCGTTTTCAGACTTTAGGGACATTGTTCACATTGGATGTGGCGCCCGGACAGGGGCATGGGATTGATGAGCGCATGCTAAATCATGCGCTGACGCATCTGCGGCATGACAATAGCTTGGCATCATAA
- a CDS encoding tRNA(Met) cytidine acetyltransferase TmcA — MTSLSSDFVNSQRQQLRSGVRRLLALSGEPDWCQAQALTLCRQLDGDWLWIGSHGPEGMTSLPAGKVRTLLGREFSHAIFDARRGLDVEAWAMAAGTLRAGSWLILLVPEWQSWPDRADEDSLRWSERPQPIATPHFVRHLQQHLLADDEAVIWRQGATLAVRPLHPRPDWRPADGDPTARQQRILQQLSAAPPGVYVVTAPRGRGKSALAGMLSQRCTGICWATAPSRSAADVLQQHAREDTRFWAPDALLEHCRSNPPPAVDWLLVDEAAAIPSSLLTALLSHFPRILMTTTVQGYEGTGRGFLLKFCASLPQWQAFTLDEPLRWAKSDPLECVLDNALLFTESYDDIKPVQPRSVPELREESADDWLRHPQRLQQCYALLCSAHYRTSPLDLRRLLDAPGMRVCSASVSGSLNGVLWMVGEGGLSAELAHEVWAGRRRPRGNLVAQSLAAHAGQWTAPMLRSRRISRIAITAAYRRQGIGRALVEFQQRTAQAQGVDYLSVSFGYQPDLWAFWRSCGFQLVRIGSHLEASSGCYSAMALLPLSAEGQSLTAQSARQLKRDWFWLRRLIPLDLPLPQDEATDLDREDWRTLAGFAFAHRPMESSLASLSRLALSSPLALPALRLLVEAPGNSERGVKILGLPGKKALLRQWRDEVAEALRQRDTTACIRWRDWVEGPQPDQSDLP; from the coding sequence ATGACCAGTCTCTCTTCTGATTTCGTCAATAGCCAGCGCCAACAACTGCGTAGCGGCGTGCGGCGTCTGCTGGCGCTCAGCGGGGAGCCTGACTGGTGTCAAGCTCAGGCGTTAACGCTCTGTCGTCAACTGGACGGCGACTGGCTGTGGATCGGCTCCCACGGGCCAGAAGGCATGACGTCTTTGCCCGCCGGGAAGGTGCGTACCTTGCTCGGACGGGAGTTCAGCCATGCGATATTTGATGCCCGGCGGGGGCTGGATGTGGAAGCCTGGGCGATGGCGGCGGGCACGCTGCGGGCGGGAAGTTGGCTGATACTATTGGTGCCTGAATGGCAGTCGTGGCCGGATCGGGCTGATGAAGACAGCCTGCGTTGGAGCGAACGACCGCAGCCCATAGCCACGCCCCATTTTGTCCGCCACCTTCAGCAACATTTGCTGGCGGATGATGAAGCCGTTATTTGGCGTCAGGGTGCGACGTTGGCCGTCAGGCCGCTTCATCCCCGGCCCGACTGGCGACCGGCCGACGGCGACCCAACGGCACGGCAACAGCGTATTTTACAACAGTTGAGCGCGGCGCCGCCGGGCGTTTATGTGGTCACAGCGCCGCGGGGCCGGGGAAAATCGGCGCTGGCCGGCATGTTGAGCCAGCGCTGTACGGGAATATGCTGGGCGACCGCGCCTTCCCGCTCCGCCGCGGACGTACTGCAACAGCATGCCAGAGAAGATACTCGGTTTTGGGCGCCGGATGCGCTGCTGGAACATTGCCGATCGAATCCGCCGCCAGCGGTTGACTGGCTGTTGGTCGATGAAGCGGCGGCGATTCCCTCTTCGCTATTGACGGCGCTGCTGTCGCATTTTCCCCGTATTTTGATGACCACCACCGTGCAGGGATATGAAGGCACCGGGCGCGGTTTCTTACTGAAGTTTTGTGCGTCACTGCCGCAATGGCAAGCGTTCACCCTGGACGAACCGCTACGCTGGGCTAAAAGCGATCCGCTGGAATGCGTACTGGATAATGCGCTGCTGTTTACCGAGTCATATGACGATATCAAGCCTGTTCAACCACGCTCTGTACCCGAACTCAGAGAAGAAAGCGCCGACGACTGGCTCCGGCATCCGCAGCGTTTACAGCAATGCTATGCCTTGTTATGCAGCGCTCACTACCGGACTTCTCCCCTTGATTTACGCCGTTTGTTGGACGCCCCCGGCATGCGCGTGTGCAGCGCCAGCGTATCCGGTTCGCTCAACGGCGTGTTGTGGATGGTGGGTGAAGGCGGTCTGTCTGCCGAATTGGCGCATGAGGTCTGGGCCGGGCGCCGCCGTCCGCGCGGCAATCTGGTTGCGCAGTCGCTAGCGGCTCATGCGGGGCAGTGGACTGCGCCGATGCTCCGTTCTCGGCGCATTAGCCGCATTGCGATAACGGCGGCTTACCGGCGACAGGGCATAGGGCGCGCCCTGGTCGAGTTTCAGCAGCGGACGGCGCAAGCTCAGGGAGTGGATTATCTGTCGGTCAGTTTTGGTTATCAGCCGGATTTGTGGGCGTTTTGGCGCTCATGCGGTTTTCAACTGGTGCGCATCGGCAGCCATCTTGAGGCCAGCAGCGGCTGTTACAGCGCGATGGCGTTATTGCCTCTGAGCGCCGAAGGCCAGTCGCTGACGGCGCAAAGCGCCCGACAGCTGAAGCGGGATTGGTTCTGGCTGCGCCGTCTTATTCCGCTGGATTTGCCGCTGCCGCAGGATGAAGCGACGGATCTGGATCGGGAAGATTGGCGCACGCTGGCTGGTTTCGCCTTTGCCCATCGGCCAATGGAATCCAGCCTGGCGTCGCTGTCCCGGCTGGCGCTTAGTTCCCCTTTGGCGTTGCCGGCATTGCGTTTACTGGTTGAAGCCCCCGGTAACAGTGAACGGGGCGTGAAAATACTCGGTCTGCCGGGGAAAAAAGCGCTGTTGCGACAGTGGCGCGACGAAGTGGCGGAAGCGCTGCGGCAGCGTGATACAACAGCCTGTATCCGCTGGCGTGACTGGGTTGAAGGGCCGCAACCGGATCAATCCGATCTGCCGTAA
- a CDS encoding DUF441 domain-containing protein, whose amino-acid sequence MTFFDPTLLILLVLAGLGIISHNMTVTLAILLLLVVRITPLNNFFPWVEKYGLTIGIVILTIGVMAPIASGKITAADVINSFMSWKSILAIVIGVLVSWLGGRGVSLMSNQPSVVAGLLVGTVMGVALFRGVPVGPLIAAGILSLLIGKT is encoded by the coding sequence ATGACTTTTTTTGATCCAACACTGTTGATTCTACTGGTTCTGGCCGGACTAGGAATTATCAGCCACAACATGACCGTTACGCTGGCTATTCTGCTTTTACTGGTTGTGCGCATTACCCCGCTAAATAACTTTTTCCCGTGGGTAGAGAAGTACGGTCTGACCATTGGGATTGTCATTCTCACCATTGGTGTGATGGCGCCTATTGCCAGTGGCAAAATCACCGCGGCAGACGTCATCAACTCTTTTATGAGCTGGAAATCGATACTGGCGATTGTTATTGGCGTATTGGTGTCCTGGTTGGGGGGGCGAGGCGTGTCCCTGATGAGCAATCAACCTTCGGTGGTCGCCGGGCTGCTGGTGGGAACGGTGATGGGCGTGGCGTTGTTTCGCGGCGTTCCCGTCGGGCCGCTGATTGCCGCAGGTATCCTTTCTTTACTGATCGGCAAAACCTGA